In Glycine max cultivar Williams 82 chromosome 7, Glycine_max_v4.0, whole genome shotgun sequence, a single window of DNA contains:
- the LOC100794147 gene encoding Werner Syndrome-like exonuclease, with amino-acid sequence MITTAILIEENGTGTNNYKRYEVTMGNYTIQTLVTASPSQVGSWLSSNIRNNADDLMIVGLDVEWKPNTRPNMQPPNPVATLQLCIGHNCLIFQILYAPLIPRALSSFLNNPDVIFVGVGIQEDADKLLRDYNLRVTNVGELRSLAAEELQVFQLQWAGLAALGHYVLGFEIDKPENVTMSRWDNRYLTDEQVAYAAIDAFVSGEIGRALID; translated from the coding sequence ATGATTACGACGGCAATACTGATAGAAGAAAACGGCACCGGCACCAACAACTACAAACGCTACGAAGTCACCATGGGTAACTACACCATCCAAACCCTCGTCACCGCTTCCCCCTCCCAAGTCGGCTCCTGGCTCTCCTCCAACATCCGCAACAACGCGGATGACCTCATGATTGTGGGCCTGGACGTGGAATGGAAGCCCAACACCCGGCCCAACATGCAGCCGCCCAACCCCGTCGCCACCCTCCAGCTCTGCATCGGCCACAACTGCCTCATCTTCCAGATCCTCTACGCGCCCCTTATCCCACGCGCCCTCTCCTCCTTCCTCAACAACCCCGACGTCATCTTCGTCGGGGTCGGCATCCAAGAAGACGCCGACAAGCTTCTGAGAGACTACAATCTCCGCGTCACCAATGTCGGAGAGCTTCGCTCCCTCGCCGCGGAGGAGCTTCAGGTGTTTCAGCTGCAATGGGCCGGGCTCGCCGCGTTGGGCCACTACGTCCTGGGCTTTGAGATTGACAAGCCCGAAAACGTCACCATGAGCCGCTGGGACAATCGCTACCTCACTGACGAGCAGGTTGCGTATGCTGCTATTGATGCCTTTGTCTCCGGTGAGATTGGACGCGCTTTGATtgattag